Proteins from a single region of Thunnus albacares chromosome 16, fThuAlb1.1, whole genome shotgun sequence:
- the LOC122999955 gene encoding pre-mRNA-splicing regulator WTAP yields the protein MTNEEPLPKKVRLSESDMKTMTREELCTRWKQHEAYVQVLEAKYAELCSNDVTGLKESEEKLKQQQQESARRENILVMRLATKEQEMQECTTQIQYLKQVQQPSAAQLRSSMVDPAINLFFLKMKAELEQTKDKLEQAQNELSAWKFTPDSQTGKKLMAKCRMLIQENQELGRQLSQGRIAQLEAELALQKKYSEELKSSQDELNDFIIQLDEEVEGMQSTILVLQQQLKDSRQQLTQTQGALAGAGPSRTSPTASSSSAEPSTQPEQASAPSEPMGKDFGRVSNGPSNGNSSQRSETTTPSLYREVSSTEEDFPMSPMVSSPGEAETKLSNHSEEASGSQTGAVRVGGPVGFGSQLSAGYESVDSPTGSETSLTQHSNDTDSTTDPHEDKTALVTKGTRTAGSRHAQNGLDSSTSDSAVL from the exons ATGACCAACGAGGAGCCTCTACCCAAGAAG GTTCGCCTCAGTGAATCTGACATGAAGACCATGACCAGAGAGGAGTTGTGCACAAG ATGGAAACAGCATGAAGCGTATGTCCAGGTCCTGGAGGCAAAATATGCAGAGCTATGTT CCAATGATGTAACAGGGCTGAAGGAATCGGAGGAGAAgctcaagcagcagcagcaggagtctGCACGCCGGGAGAACATCTTGGTCATGCGACTTGCCACCAAGGAGCAGGAAATGCAAGAGTGCACA ACCCAGATCCAGTACCTCAAGCAAGTCCAGCAACCCAGTGCGGCCCAACTGCGGTCATCCATGGTGGACCCAGCCATCAACTTGTTTTTCCTCAAAATGAAGGCTGAACTGGAACAGACTAAAGACAAACTGGAGCAGGCCCAAAATGAACTGAGTGCCTGGAAATTTACACCTGATAG CCAAACGGGGAAGAAATTGATGGCCAAGTGTCGAATGCTGATTCAGGAAAACCAGGAGTTGGGCAGACAGCTGTCCCAGGGACGCATCGCCCAGCTGGAGGCTGAGTTGGCCCTGCAGAAGAAGTACAGCGAGGAGCTTAAGAGCAGTCAAGACG AGTTGAATGACTTTATCATCCAGCTAGATGAGGAGGTAGAGGGAATGCAGAGCACCATCCttgtcctgcagcagcagctgaaggaTAGCCGCCAGCAGCTCACCCAAACTCAGGGGGCCTTGGCCGGGGCAGGCCCCAGCAGGACTTCACCCACTGCTTCCAGCTCGTCCGCCGAACCGTCCACCCAGCCCGAGCAGGCCAGCGCACCCTCTGAACCAATGGGCAAAGACTTCGGGAGGGTCTCCAACGGACCAAGCAACGGCAACTCATCCCAGAGGAGCGAGACCACAACGCCAAGCCTGTACCGAGAGGTCAGCAGCACCGAGGAAGACTTTCCCATGTCCCCCATGGTCTCCAGTCCCGGAGAAGCTGAGACCAAACTGTCCAACCACTCAGAGGAGGCGTCAGGGAGTCAGACTGGCGCGGTGAGAGTTGGAGGACCTGTGGGTTTCGGGAGCCAGCTGAGTGCAGGGTACGAGAGCGTGGACTCTCCAACAGGCAGTGAGACCTCATTGACTCAGCACTCGAATGACACAGACTCCACCACCGACCCCCATGAGGACAAGACTGCCCTGGTTACCAAGGGCACCAGGACTGCAGGGTCACGGCACGCTCAAAACGGCCTGGACTCCAGCACGAGCGACAGTGCAGTTTTGTAA
- the sod2 gene encoding superoxide dismutase [Mn], mitochondrial — protein MLCRVGQIRRCAASLSQTINQVAASRQKHTLPDLTYDYGALEPHINAEIMQLHHSKHHATYVNNLNVTEEKYQEALAKGDVTSQVALQAALKFNGGGHINHTIFWTNLSPNGGGEPQGELMEAIKRDFGSFQKMKERMTAATVAVQGSGWGWLGFDKDSGRLRIAACANQDPLQGTTGLIPLLGIDVWEHAYYLQYKNVRPDYVKAIWNVVNWENVSERLQTAKK, from the exons ATGCTTTGCAGAGTTGGTCAAATACGCAG GTGTGCAGCCAGCCTCAGCCAAACCATAAACCAGGTAGCTGCATCAAGGCAGAAGCACACGCTCCCCGACCTGACCTACGACTATGGTGCCCTGGAGCCTCACATTAACGCAGAGATAATGCAGCTGCACCATAGCAAGCACCATGCCACATACGTTAACAACCTCAACGTTACAGAGGAGAAATATCAAGAGGCACTCGCAAAGG GggatgtgacatcacaggtcgcccttcaggctgctctgaagtTTAATGGAGGAGGCCACATTAACCACACTATCTTCTGGACAAACCTCTCTCCAAATGGTGGAGGCGAGCCACAGG GGGAGCTGATGGAGGCCATCAAGCGGGACTTTGGTTCCTTCCAGAAGATGAAAGAGAGGATGACTGCTGCTACGGTGGCAGTGCAGGGCTCAGGCTGGGGCTGGCTGGGCTTTGACAAGGATAGCGGAAGACTTCGTATCGCTGCTTGTGCTAACCAGGATCCTCTGCAGGGGACCACAG GTCTCATCCCCCTCCTTGGTATCGATGTATGGGAGCATGCCTACTACCTTCAGTACAAGAATGTGCGGCCGGACTATGTTAAGGCTATCTGGAATGTCGTCAACTGGGAGAACGTCAGCGAGCGTCTCCAGACTGCCAAAAAGTAG